In the Clostridium cellulovorans 743B genome, AGGATTGCTATCAAAAATGTAATAAAGTCAATTATAATAACAGCCCAAATATCAACTTTCGCTGATAAAAAACCTGCTAACAGCGGTGCTATTAACTTTGAGACTCCATCCCCAATTTGCACCATACCATTTGCCCTTACAAGATGTTTCTTAGGTACTAATAAGCTAATGGATGCAGTATAAGCTGCTACTTGAAATGCACTACAAACGGAACATATTGCCATACTTAAGTATATTATTGATACTTTAAAATCTCCCATATAGAACATTACCACAATAAAAAAAATACTAATTGAGGCAATTAAATTACTGAAAATCATAACTTTTTTTCTATCATATCGATCTACCAGCACCCCTGAGAACGGAGAAATTACAATTCCAGGAAGCACTGTGAACATAGCTATAAGCGTGTACTGAGTTACAGACCCTGTTTTCTGGTAAACTTGTAATCCTAAAACAAAACCAGTTAACCCAGTACCTATTATAGAAACAACTTGTCCTATCCAAATAGAAACAAAAGCTGACATATCTTTATATCTTGCAATTTTCATTATTATTTCACACCTTTATGGTTTTCTTAATATTTTATGTAGATAGGTTCAAGTATCTGCATAACTATTTACAATTTTCATATTAACATTGACTCAAAAATATTCAGGCCAATACTTGAACGATAATCTCCTACATTTATTGGAATAAGGCATCTAAATCATCTTCTGAAATATCCGCTACTTTGAAATCTGATGGAGTAAAATATATTTCCTCTTGATCACATGTAAAATTAACTATAGTCTTAATATTACCTATAAAACTATCTATAATCTGTGTTATAGTAGATTTCGCAAACTCTTTACTACAGTAACTGATTTCAACCACTAAATCGCCATTAATTATCATGCAGTTAATATCAACTTTTGCTGTAATATGATTTTTTGATGAACTATCAGATCCAGTATATTCATTAATTATTTGATAATCACCATTTCCATTTAGCTCTCCAAACTGACCTAGGTAATTAAATCTTACTTCTGGTTTAATATATTGATTATTAATGGACTTATCCATATACCTTAATACACCGTAGCTTAGTCCTTTGTCTGGTATATTTCGCATTACTTCCTTAGTTGTTTTTATTATACTTCCTAAATCTTCATCATTAGTTTCCAATTTTACTGGAAATATAGAAGTAAACCAACCAACAGTTTTTGTTACGTCAACGCTATCTAAGTTTCTTCCATGCCCCTCCATATCAATTTGAATATTATTGCTACCAGTAAGCTTTCTAAGGGAAACATACAATGATGCAACTAACAAGTCTATTACTTCTGTATTATAAGTACTATTTGCATCCTTCAATAGTTTTTGAGTAGTATCTACCCCCAAACTTTGCTTTTCCTGTACTATATCACATCCACACTGACAATTAAATTGAAAATCTTCCCTTATACAGAAACTATTGTCTTTTTGGTTGTTCCAATAGTCAATAAGAACCTTATTTTCTTTTAAAGTGTTGCAATATTCTAGAAGGCCTCTTTGCCATTCTAACATTGATGCAGTTTTTTCTGGCAACCTAACTTTGATCCCACTAGTCAACCCATTATATACTATAAATAATTGTTCAACAAAAATACGCCATGATACACCATCTACTACTAAATGATGCATAGTCACTAATAGTAGGGATTTATTTTTAGCTTCAATAATTTTTGCTCTAATCAATAAATCATTAGTAATATCAAATGCTGATTTCAATTCTATTCCCATCTTAATAATATGAGAATCAATATCTTCTCCATCTTCTATAGCTTCATATTCTAAAGTGAAATCATCATTCAAATGATTGTTATTGTAGAATAGCTTACCCTTTTCAATTTCATAATTTAGTCTTAAGCTATCTTGGTGCTCAATTACCTGCTTAAATGCTTTCTCCATTAATTCCTTATCCAAAGCTTTCTTTGTTTCAATAAGAATTGATTGATTGTAATAATTCTTTTCTTTAAAAGCTTGTTCAGAAAACCAACTTACAATTGGAGTGGTATCAAATACACCACTTATCGTACCTTGTTCGTACTTAGATACTTCAGAACTTATATTCTCTACATAACTTATAATTTTCGATATAGTCTGATACTTTATAATCTCTCCAGCAGATACTCTAAGATTTATATCACTTAATTTAGAAGCAGCTTGAATTGCTTTTATTGAATCACCACCAAGAGAATAAAAGCCATCATTAATTCCAACAACTTCCACTTCAAGAATTTCTGCAAATACCTTAGAAATATTCTTTTCTATTTCCTTTTGCGGAAGAATCAAGTCTGTTGAAGCAGTTAAATCTGGAATAGGTAGCTTATTTCTATCAACTTTACCATTTGGAGACAATGGTATATCATCAATTATAATGATATTAGAAGGAACCATATACTCTGGTATATTATCTCTTAAAAATTCATTCACATTATCTAAGTCAATACTTTCTTCAATTACTATAAATGCACACAATGACACATTACTATTTTTACTTTTTACATCCAAAACTACAGCACTTTTAATACCTTTATATCGCTCAAGAGCACATTCAATCTCTCCAAGCTCTATCCTAAAACCTCTTATCTTAACTTGAAAATCTTCTCTTCCCTTGTAAACTAATACACCATCTTTATTTAGAAAAGCTAAATCTCCTGTTTTATACATTCTATATCCATCAATAAAAGGATTTGGAATAAATCGCTCTTTGGTGATTTCAGGTTTATTTATATATCCCCTAGCTACGCCATCTCCTGAAATATACAACTCACCTACTTGACCTGGGGCAACAGGCAATAAATTTTTATCAAGAATATACAGCATTACATTATCAGCTGGTATACCTATTGGAACAGACCCCTCTGTATCTATACCTAATTGATATTTGTAAATCATGCATCCAACTACAGTTTCAGTTGGTCCATATTCGTTGAACATTTCAATTTTGCCTTTAAAACTCTCATGAACCTTCTCCGCTAATGATGTTTTAAAATCTTCTCCCCCAACTATAAATCTTCTTACTGAAGATTCTTCGTTATCTAAGTCCTTTATCAGCGAAAGATGTGCAGGTGTTAATTTAACTATTGTAGCCTTTTTATCCTTTATAATTCTAAATAATACATATTCTTTTTGATCATCTCTATATACAGCCGCTTCTATACCACTTATCAATGGAGTAAAAATTGATGTAACAGTTAAATCGAACGCAAGAGAAGAGTAAACAGCAAATACATCATCTTGATCTTTAACATAGCTTTCTTTAGCCCACCAAATATAATTTACTAGCCCTCTATGCTCAATCATAGTTCCTTTTGGCTTTCCTGTTGAGCCAGATGTATATATTAAATAAGCAAGATTATGAGGCTTAGCAATAGAAGTAGGATTCTCTATTTTCTTAGAGTAAACTCTTTCATCATTCAAATTAATTACTTCAAGATTAAATTTGCTTACATTGCTTTGGTCCTCAGCATCCGTAATCAAAATAGCTGCTTTAGAGTCCTCTAATATATATTCTATACGTTCTCTTGGGTAATTTGGATCTATTGGTAAGTAAGCACATCCAGCCTTCAATGCTCCCATAATTCCAATAAATAATTCTAATGAATGAGAAACCATTAAAGCCACAATATTTTCTTGTTTCATGCCTTTCATTATTAAACCATGAGCCAATTTATTTGCTCTTTTATTCAGTTCATCATAAGTTAAAGTTTTATTTTCGAAAGAAACAGCTACCTTATTTGGAGTCTTTAAAACTTGCTCTTCAAATAGCTGTACAATAGTTCTATCCTTAGGATAATCCTTCTTAGTATCATTGAACTTGTAAACTATAGAATTGATGACTTCGTCAGAAACAAGCTTAATATCAATCAGTTTACATTGTTTATTTTGATAACCTTGTTCTATTATATTTATAAAATACTTATATAGATCCTCTATGCTTTCATCAGAATATAAATCTCTTTTATAGTCAAAGGAAATATCAGCTCCTTCTCCCCACTCCTTAACTATGATTTGGAGGTTATAGAATTGATATCCACCGTACATATCAAAAAAATCCACTTCAAGATCTGCTGCTTTCTGAGCAAAGCTTGTATTATAACAATTGACAGCAATACTATAAAGCCTATCTATTCTCTTACTTTCAGCATTTAAATCCTGAATTAAAATATCATAAGGATATTTCTGATGCTTTAAATATTCTTTCATTTCCTTAGAGATACAACTAAGAAAATCAGAAAAAGAAATTTCATTATCAAGTTGCATTCTAAAAGGCATAGTACTTGTAAACATTCCAAAGGTTCTTTTTTGTCTTAACCCATAACGGTTAAAAATTGGAATACCCAATGATAAATCTTCTTGTTGACTTATTTTGTTATAGTAAATAAGCGTAATAGCAGAGAAAAAAGTATTCATTGAGTGTCCAAAACTCCTTATTTTCTCCAGTACATCCTTGTGAATTTTGAAGGTAACTCTATTTCCTAATATTTCTCCATCAGGCTCTTGTGATAAAAACTCAGGTTCCTTACTAAACTTACTTATCCAGAAATCTCTATCTTCAATGAATTTTTCTGATTGCAAGTATTCAGTTTCTTTTTGAATAAATTCTAAATAGGAGCATGTCCTTATTATTTGTTGTTTTTCCTCCAACATATAGTTAGAATATAACGTTAAGATCTCCCTTGCAGCCATCTCTGCAGACCATCCATCACAGATAATGTGATGCATCCTCACAAATATTCCAGTTTCACCCTCTGAAACTTTTACCGCTGCAAAATCAAATAACCTTGATTGTATGATGTTAAATCTTTTTTTGATTTGTCCTTCAATCCACTGTTCTAATCTTTTTTTATTGTCTTCATACATACTAAAGTCGACAATTTCTAATTTATATGGCTCCAATTCATTTATGTATTGACTTACTTCATTACCCGTCTCTATAAACCTAAGTCTGATTCCAGGATTATTACATATAAAGTCATTAATTGCTCTTTCTAATATCTTAAAGTCAATTATTCCTTTGACTTTAGCATATCCTCCAATATTATTAATCGAGGTATTGGAGTATATTTTTTCATTATACCAAACCCTCTTCTGTGGATGGGTAAGAGGATATAATTGACCTACTTCCATTTTCATAGATTCCACCCCACTTTATATTCTTTTTTTCTTAGGAAATAATGCAGATACAAGTAAAACAAAGCCCCACAGTTCAACAGCTATACTAATATAATCAAAACCCCAGGTCAATCTTGGAGCTGGTACAAATCCCCCAAAGAAAGTTCCAGTATAAAATGTTACAAACCATCCAACTGTCAATAAAAGTGCTACAATAACCTTAATGATGTTACATAATTTTTTGTTATTGTTTTTACTTATAAAATTTCTTTTCTGTTTAATAAAGCTTCTAACTAATATAATTAAATAAGCTATAAGTACTAGGGATAATCCTATAGCTACGTTCCTCATTAAGTCTCTTTGATAAAATACCTTTTTATAAAATACTTGTCTCTCTCCAGTATTCCAAGTAGTCCATGAATCTATTACATTTAAGATAACAGAGTTTCCTTCTTCACTATTGGTCAAAAGTACAATTCCTTCTGATTTATTAGGGATTGTCATATACCCAGAATTCCAACCTCTATTATCTCCACCATGTGAAACTGCTATATTACCATCTGTAAGTTCATATATGGAACATCCAAAACCATAATGACTCTTAAAAGGTTCATACATCATTTCAATATCTTCTTGTTTTATTACTCCTCTACCAGGCAATTCGCCATTGTTACCTTTGATTCCAGCTAAAACAAACTTTGATAAATCTGTTACGTTAGTATACAAACCTGCTGCTGCTTTTTCTGCATATATATATGCTGGCATCTGCTTTCCAAATACATCATGAGGTTTTGCCATTATATCATTAAATTCAGGTTTATATTCAAAATAACTATTATTCATACCTAATGGCTTTAGTATTTCCTCTTCCATATATTCTGAAAAAGTTTGTCCTGTCACGTCTTCAATAAGTACTTCTAATATTTCATAACCAGCTCCAGAATATAAGAACTTCTCCCCTGGTTCATTTTTTATCTCTAGTTTTCCATTAGAATTTAATGATTCTGCAACTG is a window encoding:
- a CDS encoding non-ribosomal peptide synthetase, yielding MKMEVGQLYPLTHPQKRVWYNEKIYSNTSINNIGGYAKVKGIIDFKILERAINDFICNNPGIRLRFIETGNEVSQYINELEPYKLEIVDFSMYEDNKKRLEQWIEGQIKKRFNIIQSRLFDFAAVKVSEGETGIFVRMHHIICDGWSAEMAAREILTLYSNYMLEEKQQIIRTCSYLEFIQKETEYLQSEKFIEDRDFWISKFSKEPEFLSQEPDGEILGNRVTFKIHKDVLEKIRSFGHSMNTFFSAITLIYYNKISQQEDLSLGIPIFNRYGLRQKRTFGMFTSTMPFRMQLDNEISFSDFLSCISKEMKEYLKHQKYPYDILIQDLNAESKRIDRLYSIAVNCYNTSFAQKAADLEVDFFDMYGGYQFYNLQIIVKEWGEGADISFDYKRDLYSDESIEDLYKYFINIIEQGYQNKQCKLIDIKLVSDEVINSIVYKFNDTKKDYPKDRTIVQLFEEQVLKTPNKVAVSFENKTLTYDELNKRANKLAHGLIMKGMKQENIVALMVSHSLELFIGIMGALKAGCAYLPIDPNYPRERIEYILEDSKAAILITDAEDQSNVSKFNLEVINLNDERVYSKKIENPTSIAKPHNLAYLIYTSGSTGKPKGTMIEHRGLVNYIWWAKESYVKDQDDVFAVYSSLAFDLTVTSIFTPLISGIEAAVYRDDQKEYVLFRIIKDKKATIVKLTPAHLSLIKDLDNEESSVRRFIVGGEDFKTSLAEKVHESFKGKIEMFNEYGPTETVVGCMIYKYQLGIDTEGSVPIGIPADNVMLYILDKNLLPVAPGQVGELYISGDGVARGYINKPEITKERFIPNPFIDGYRMYKTGDLAFLNKDGVLVYKGREDFQVKIRGFRIELGEIECALERYKGIKSAVVLDVKSKNSNVSLCAFIVIEESIDLDNVNEFLRDNIPEYMVPSNIIIIDDIPLSPNGKVDRNKLPIPDLTASTDLILPQKEIEKNISKVFAEILEVEVVGINDGFYSLGGDSIKAIQAASKLSDINLRVSAGEIIKYQTISKIISYVENISSEVSKYEQGTISGVFDTTPIVSWFSEQAFKEKNYYNQSILIETKKALDKELMEKAFKQVIEHQDSLRLNYEIEKGKLFYNNNHLNDDFTLEYEAIEDGEDIDSHIIKMGIELKSAFDITNDLLIRAKIIEAKNKSLLLVTMHHLVVDGVSWRIFVEQLFIVYNGLTSGIKVRLPEKTASMLEWQRGLLEYCNTLKENKVLIDYWNNQKDNSFCIREDFQFNCQCGCDIVQEKQSLGVDTTQKLLKDANSTYNTEVIDLLVASLYVSLRKLTGSNNIQIDMEGHGRNLDSVDVTKTVGWFTSIFPVKLETNDEDLGSIIKTTKEVMRNIPDKGLSYGVLRYMDKSINNQYIKPEVRFNYLGQFGELNGNGDYQIINEYTGSDSSSKNHITAKVDINCMIINGDLVVEISYCSKEFAKSTITQIIDSFIGNIKTIVNFTCDQEEIYFTPSDFKVADISEDDLDALFQ
- a CDS encoding serine hydrolase domain-containing protein yields the protein MKRNFKYRKSFILLFFSMIFMCQSIVTLVNAESGKTYNEYKKDIIDKIPEYLEKYRTPGIAIAFIHEGAIDEVYSFGYADKKTKVHINSNTIFQAASISKSFTAWGILKLVDSGKISLDDPVEKYLKSWKLPESEYDKDKITIRSLLTHTSGINAINYAGYKPGTKLPTVAESLNSNGKLEIKNEPGEKFLYSGAGYEILEVLIEDVTGQTFSEYMEEEILKPLGMNNSYFEYKPEFNDIMAKPHDVFGKQMPAYIYAEKAAAGLYTNVTDLSKFVLAGIKGNNGELPGRGVIKQEDIEMMYEPFKSHYGFGCSIYELTDGNIAVSHGGDNRGWNSGYMTIPNKSEGIVLLTNSEEGNSVILNVIDSWTTWNTGERQVFYKKVFYQRDLMRNVAIGLSLVLIAYLIILVRSFIKQKRNFISKNNNKKLCNIIKVIVALLLTVGWFVTFYTGTFFGGFVPAPRLTWGFDYISIAVELWGFVLLVSALFPKKKRI